GAGTGGTAAGAATTAAAAAAAATAATCGGTTTGACGCCTTTTACCAGAAAATCGGAATTTGGCAAAGTCGTGTGTATAGTGGGGGGCATTAAGGGGTTATTGGGGGTCATTAGGGGTCATTGAGGTCATTAAGTTGAAGGGGGGCGGCCAAGTAAAGCGGGCAAAGATGAAGACCATTCAAAAACATTGGGAGTGATAAAAAAAACACGGAGGCGCAGAGGACACAGAGGCTTGATTAAGGAAGCCCGTCAAGTATGTGTTGGCACGTTACCAGTTCATTTTGCGGCGATTGTTCCATAAACCATTGGGTTTAGGTTCCTCGAAATGGGTTGCGACTCCACAAAACGGGTTTTGAAAACCCAAAAGGTTTTAGGACGCACACTTTCGCCCCTTTGAACCCCTAATGACCCCTAATGACCCCTAATGACCCCTAATGACCTCAATAACCCCAAATAACCCCTAATGACCTCAATAACCCCTAATAACGCCTAATGACCCCAAATAACCCCAAATAACCTCAATAACCCCTAATGACCTCAATAACCTTCAACCCTCGTTTGGGTAATTCCTATACAATGTCAAACATATTGCCAAACTTTTTTTGGGAATGGGCGAACAAACACCAAGTCGTTGACACAGGGGGGTAAAAAACGCATTGAGGCCATTGAAAGCAATGTTTGTTGACTTTCAATGACCCCAATTTTGCGAATCAGTCATCTGGGATTATCAGGGATTATCAAGGAGCAAGCAGCGCAAAGTCGGAAACAACCGCCTCATCGCCTGCCTACCCCTTCATAACCCCCAATAACCCCTAATTACTCTCAATGACTTTAATGACCCTTAATGACCATTAATGAATGACCCTTAATGACCCTTAATGACCCTTAATGACTCTTAATGACTCTTAATGACCCTCAATTCCCCGTAGCAACCATCTTCTTCGACAGTTTGCCGTAAGGGGTGATGAGTTCATAGTAGAGCAAACCAGTGGCGCTCGCATCGTTCAGCTCGAACGTGATTTGATGGGTGCCAGCCGAGTAGTACGCATTGTACGCTCGCAGCAAGCGACCCGTCACATCGAGCACACGCAACTCAGCCTCGCACGCTTCCGGCAACACGAAGATGATATTCGTGCGGTCGGTGAATGGGTTCGGCTGGTTTTGCAGCAATTGCATCCGTGCCTGCAGCGGGTTGTTCGTGTTCGTCGTTTCGCTTTCCGTGAACACCAGATTGACCTCACGCATTTGCAGCGCGGTATTGTAGGCCACTTCTGGGAGCACTTTTGGCGCGAGACCCAGCAGGTCGCTGAGTTTCTGACCGCTTTCCAATGCGGTGAAGTGTACGCGGAACACTGCCGTGCCGTTGCTCAAATCTTTGCCTTGTACCACTGCGTAGAGTGCGCGAATCTCACCTTCCTCGACTTTGAAGAGGCCGAAGTTGGTATTCATGCTCAGCGGGAGGTTGCCTGTTGTTTCGATGCGCTCGAACTTCAAGCGCGATGGGTCGAAATGCAGCGCGAACTGGTAAGCCGCAATGTCGTTGAAGTTCGACACCGCAAACTCTGCCACCACTTCCTCTCCTGCTTGCAACACGCGGTCTTGCACCGTCCAGAGTACTGGCTCAACTCCTTCGCTCGGCTTGTTGGCCGGGTCGGCGATGCCGGGGCCTGGGCCGGGGAAGCCTTGCTCGTTCACATCAGCCATTTTCACCCCGAAGAAGTCTTGGTCTATGGCATCGCCCAAGAGACCCGTCAGCACGATGGTCTGTGGATAGGCCGGAATAGCATTGTGCAGCGGGGGCAGCGCAGGTGCTGGGAAGACAAAGTCTTCCGGGATAAATGTCCAAGAGTTCTTGGTCAGCGTATCCAGCGCCGTTTCGTTGCCGCGCAGTGCTTGGTTCACGAAGTTTGCGTCCACCACCGAGATGAGCAAGTCCTTGTTGATGTCGGCAGCCACGCGGCGATACTGGTCGAGTATCACGTTGGAACCCACGATGTGCTGCAAGATAGCTGTCACGTCAGCGGCAGTGACCCCGTTGAGCGGGTTGATTTTCTTCTCAGGCTTGATGACAAAATTGCTGCCACTGCCAATTGAGAAGGAGTACAAGCCGTCAGCAGCCGTCGGGCCGAAGGTCGCATTTTGGTCGCCTGTCAGGAACACCGTGCCTTGGCCCACGCCTTTGATGGCATCCCCTTTCCAAATCAGTTTGCCTGAGATTTCGCGGCATGGCTCCACCGTGATGGTGAAGGCGCAAGTAGCGGTGTTGCCCGATTCGTCTGTTACGACCCAAGAGACGGTCGTCACGCCGGGGAAGAAGACACTGCCGTTGAGCGTGCTGCCAGAAGCTGGGTCGGCACCGTTGTCGGCGGTGAATTCCAAAGTTTCCACGCCGCAGTTGTCGCCTACTGCCGGGTTGTAGTCATCGTTGTCCACTTTGAACACACAGTTCACCGGGTCGGCAGGAACGATTGGCCCCACATTCGCCGGGCAGTCAATCGTCGGCTTCTCGTCGTCTGTGATGGTCACGGTGAAGGTGCAAGTGCTCGTGCCACCGTTCTCGTCGGTCGCCGTGGCGGTCACGATGGTCGTCCCGACTGGGAACTGCGTGCCATCCACCAGACCGGGGAAGACCTCGACATTATCTTGGTTCGTGTACACAATGGTCGGAGCGTCATCGCCGCAGTTGTCCGTAGCGGTCGCAGCGAAGTTCACACGGGTGGAGCACTCGCCGGCATCAGCCGTCTTGGTGATGTTGCCCGGGCAAGTCAGCGTCGGCTCTTCGTTGTCCTCAACGGTCACTTCCAAAATACAGGTGGCCGTGTTGCCAGAAGCATCCGTGGCGGTCACGGTAACTTGTGTGGTGCCGACGGGGAATTCCGAGCCGCTTGGCGGAGCGTAAGTAATTGTCGGCGTGCCGCAGTTGTCGAAGGCTGTCACCGCGTCGTCCGCAAATTCCACGATGGCCGAGCACTCGCCCGGGTCGTTGTCGAAAACAAGCGGTGCGGATGGGCAGATGAGTTCTGGGTCTTCGTCGTCAATGACGGTGACAACTTGTGTGCAAGTGGCAGTGTTGCCATTCACGTCAGTCACGGTGTAAGTGACGGTGGTTTCGCCCACAGGGAATTCGGTGGGCGCATCGTTGGTCACTTCATCCACGCCGCAGTTGTCCGACGCGGTTGGTTCGCCCAGAAGCACACCCGTTGCCACGCAGGCTCCCGCATCTGCCAATACCTCAACCGGGTCTGGGCACTCGATGGTTGGCAATTCGTCGTCTATGACTGTCACGGTGACTGTACATTCGGCAGTATTGCCCGCTTCATCGGTAGCGGTGACAGTAACGATGTTCGCGCCAAGCGAATAGGGACCTGCGGGCGAGAACGTCAGTTGAACGTCGTCGTCGCAGTTGTCAGTTGCCGAAGCGCCGATGGCTGCGGTGGAAGCCGTGCATATACCCGGGTCGGTCGAAACTTCAATCGGGTCGAGCGGGCAATCCAACACAGGGTCTTCATCGTCGTTCACCACGATGGTGATGGTACATTCAGCGGTGTTGCCCGAAATATCGGAAGCAATCGCTGTCACGATGGTGGTTCCCACCGGGAACACCGTGGTACCCGGCGTAACCGGGTCTTCATTTTCGTCTTGATAAACGATTGTCACTGCTTCGTCGCAGTTGTCTGTGGCGGTAGCCTCAAAGTTCACCACTGCCGAGCATTCGCCCGGGTCGTTCGACACCGTGATGGTAGCCGGGTCTGGGCAAGTGATTTCGGGTGCGGTTTCGTCCACTACTGTCACGACTTGTTCGCAGACGGTGGCATTGCCAAACTGGTCCTCGAATGTCCAAGTGATGGTGGTGGCACCAAGTGGCCACGGAGCATCCAAAGGCTCACCGTCGCTGCGGACACCTGTGGCGGTGATTTCACCATCGCAGTCATCTTCCGCAACCGGAACCGCCACGTTTTCATCGCTGGTGCAGTCCGGGCCTGCCACGAACTCAAGGTCTAAAATCAAATCGCAGTCAATCACCGGAGCATCTTCGTCCACCACTTTGATAAGGATTTCGCAAGTGGCGGTGTTGCCGCAGTCGTCCGTAGCCGTCACGGTCACGATGTGCTGACCCACCGGGAAAGTAGTGCCAGCCGGGTCAACCGGGTTGTCGTCTTCGTCCACGTAAGTGACTTCCACATCCGTGTCGCAATTGTCGGTCGCGACGGCGGGGTCGAAAGTGACCAGCGCCTCGCAGTTGACTGCCGGGAACGCATCCGGTGTCGGGCAAGTCACCTCTGGGTCAATCTCGTCTTGAATGTCAATTTCAGCGCCAGCGGCATCTACCTCAAGCGGCAGGCACAAGGACGCATTTTCGTTGGTCGCCTCTATCGGGTAAATATCTTCGCTGAAGACGATGGAAGCAGCGCCGTTGCATGCCTTGGCGATGAACTCAATGGACAACAATTCAACGCTCGGAGGGGTCGGTATGGTGACACCATCAAGGAGCGTGAAGAAGAAGTAACCCAACTGCCCATTCTCTGCATTCAAGTCGTCAACAAACAAGAACCCATCGAAGTCCTCGGCTGCGCTTGACACATACTCCAACTCATCAGGATTCCAAGAAAGGGTGTAGCTGATACCCGTGATGCCATCAACACCACTTTGCGCCACCACACTCACCGTCACGGTTTCGTTGCACTGTGCGGTTGCGGGCGCTTCGATGGCCAGTACCAACGGCTGTTGGTCCACCACCTCGAAGGCGGCGGTAGCCGTGTTCGAGCAAGTGCCGTCGGTCACTGTGTAGCTCAAGATGTGAATGCCGACCCCTGCCTCGGAGGGAACAAATTCGTTGCCGACCACACCCGGGCCGCTGAACGTGCCACCTGCGGGAGAAGCCAAAGCGGTCAGGTCAACCGAAGCACCGTCCAAGCTCAGGCAAGTGCCGGGGCCTGTGAAGGTGACAGCCGGGATGCCATTTACCTGAATGTCGAATGTGCAGTCGTCCGTGCAGCCAGCCACCGTCACCGTATAAGTAATGGTGTGGAGGCCAACGCCTGCCGTGGATGCCGTGAAAATGCCACCCGATACACCCGGGCCGCTGTAGGTGCCGCCTGTGGGCAGACCACCTGCAAGCAAGAAGGGGGCTTCGTTCAGGCAAACAGGGCCTACCGTCGGGCAAGTGGCCACGGGTGCTTCTATCACCGTGATGTCGAACGTACAGCTGTTCTCACAGCCATTGTCGTCTTGGTAAGTGTAAGTGAGTGTGTGAGTACCCAAACCTGCCTCCTCCGGGTCAAACTCACCCGTATCGCTGTCCACGCCATCGCCGCTATATGTGCCACCTGCGGGCGTGCCGCCTGTCAGCAAGAATGCCGGGACATCAATGCACACATCTTGAGCAGCAGGGCAAGTCACCACTGGCAGCGCATTCACGTCAATCGTGAACGAGCAAGAATTGGTGCAATCCGTGTCGTCGTCCGTGTAGGTGTAGGTGATGATGTGGCTACCAACTCCTGCATCAGCAGGGTTGAAGTTGGTGCCCGTCACTCCTGGGCCTTCGAAGGTGCCGCCATCGGGCGATACCAACGAGGGCAGGCCAATCGCTTCGTCATCCACGCATATATCAATCGCTTCATTCGGGCAAGTCACCACCGGAAGCGGTTTCACCGTGATGGTGAAGTCGCAGAAATTGGTGCAGCCATTGCCGTCTGTGTAGGAGTAGGTGATGGTTTTGGCGCCCGCGCCTGCCAGCGCAGCATTGAAGTTGCCAGCAACCACCCCGTCGCCGCTGTAAGTGCCACCGTCTGGGGTAGCGCCCGTCAGCGGGAAGGTTGGCTCATCAATACACACCTCCGAAGCAGGAGGGCATGTAACGACAGGCAGCGGGTTCACCGTGATGGTGAAGGCGCAAGAACCTTCGCAGCCATCCCCATCGGTGTAGGTGTAGGTGATGAGATGCGGGCCAACGCCTGCCAGAGCAGGGTTGAAATTGCCCCCGCTCACACCTGTGCCGCTATAAGTGCCGCCTGCGGGTGTACCGCCCGCCAAAGCAAACGGCGATGCGTTGATACACACCGAGAAACTTTCAGGACATTCCACGACGGGCAATTCCTTCACCGTGATGGTGTATGTGCAAGTTGCGGTGCAACCAAAGCTGCCCGTCACCGTGAACGTGATGATGTTCTCGCCGAGGTTAGCGGCTGCTGGGTCGAATGTGTTATTGTCCACACCGTCGCCCGTGTGTTCGCCACCCGGAGCCAAAGCAAATGGTTCATCGTCAATGCACACCGTGATGTCGTCCGGGCAGTCCACAACAGGCAACCCAACGACCGTAATCACAAACGTGCAAGTATTGGTACACTCCGTGACCGGGTCGGTGTAGGTGTAAGTGATGTCATGGTCGCCAACACCCGCCACTGCTGGGTCGAATGTGTTGTTGTCCACACCGTCGCCGCTGTAAGTGCCACCTGCTGGGGTGACGTACGTCAGTTCAAACGGCTCTTCATCCACGCAAACGGTGATAGGCTCGACTGGGCAATCCAGTTCGGGCAACTCATTCACCGTCACGGTAAATTCGCAAGTATTGATGCAACCGTTGGCATCCTCTATGGTGTAAGTGATAGTGTATTCGCCACCTTCTGTTGCAGTAAACTCGCCGTTATCCACGCCGTCGCCACTGAAGGTGCCTTCCGGTTCGCCTTGCGTCAGCGTCAGCGGCAGCTCGTCAATGCAAACGGTCACATCAGCCGGGCAGACATCAATGGATGGCAGCGGAAGCACCTCGATTTCAAACGTGCAAGAAGATTCGCAGTCGTCCACACTGATGGTGTAGGTGACTTCGTAAGTGCCGGGGGCGGGAGGATTGAATTCCCCATTATCCACATGAGCGCCGCTGAACGTGCCACCCGATGGGTCGCCGCCGCTCAATGTGTATGGCAATTCGTCAGAACAAATCGTCACATCTTCCGGGCAAACGTCAATGACTGGCCCATCCACTACCGTGACCGTAAAATCACAAGAGCCTTCGCAGCCGTTGGCATCCGTCACGGTATAGGTCACCGTATAGTCGCCCGCACCAGCAACTGCGTCGGGGTCAAATTGATTGCCTGTCACACCATCGCCGCTGAACGTGCCGCCAGCCGGGTCGCCCTCTTCCAAATCAACCGGGTTGCTACTCACGCAAACCGTAATCGGCTCGGGGCAGGTTACTACGGGCGCCGCATTCACCGTGATGGTGAACGTGCAAGAAACCGAGCAGCCATTGGCATCCGTTGCGGTATAGGTAATAACGTTGGCGCCGAGGCTGGCAGCCGCGGGATTGAATTGATTGCCCGTCACGCCGGGGCCGCTGAATGAACCGCCGCCCGGTGTGCCGTCGGTCAACGTGAATGGAGCATCGTTTTCGCAGACCTCTTCGTCATCTGGGCAAGTCGGAGGAATCGGCGCCACCACCGTGATGACAAACGTGCAAGTGTTCGAGCAGCCATTGGCATCCGATGCCGTATAAGTAATGGTGTAATCACCCGCACCCACCGATGGGTCGAACTGATTGCCTGTCACGCCAGTGCCTGTAAAGACACCGCCGCCGGGAGTGCCTCCCGTCAAATTGAGCGGAGAAGCATTCGAGCAAACAGTGACATCATCCGGGCAGGTCACTACAGGTAGTTCATTCACTGTAATATCAAAATCGCAAGAGTTGGTGCAGCCATTGCCATCCGTAAAGGTATAAGTCACGGTGTTGGTCGTGCCTGCCCCAGCAGAGTAGCTATTGCCCGTCACGCCCGTGCCGGAGAACGTGCCGCCTGCCGGCAAGGCACCCAAAGTAGTCAGGTCGAGCGGCAACTCCTCCACGCACACCTCCTGAGGATCAGGACAATCCATCACTGGCAACGCATTCACCGTGATGTTGAAATTACAAGAATTGGTGCAGCCGTTGCCATCCGTAAAGGTATAAGTCACGGTGTTGGTCGTGCCTGCACCAGCGGAGTACTCATCGCCCGACACGCCAGTGCCGGAGAAAGTGCCGCCTGCCGGCAAGGCGCCCAAAGTAGTCAGGTCGAGCGGCAACTCATCCACGCACACCGATTGGTTCGCAGGACACGTCACTGTTGGCAGCGCCGCCACCGTGATGGTGAAAGTGCAAGCATTCGTGCAGCCATTGCCGTCCGTCACGACGTAGGTGATGATTTTGTTGCCCACGCCGCCCGCAGCAGCTGGGTTGAATGTATTGGCCGTCACGCCAGCACCGCTGAATGTGCCGCCCGCAGGGCTTACGCCCGCCAATGCGGTCAAATCAATGGGCGTGCCGTTGATGCACACCGTGAGGTCAGCCGGGCAGGTAATCGCAGGCTGGGGGTTCACGGTGATGTCGAACTGGCAGACATCCACACAGCCATTGCCGTCTGTGTAAGTATAAGTAATGGTGTGTGTGCCAACACCCGCTGTGGATGGGCTGAATTGATTGCCCGAAGTACCCGCACCGCTATACAACCCACCCGCCGGTGTGGCTGTCAGCGTCTGCGTGCCAGCATTGATACACACCTCAAAATCATCGGGACATGTTGCCTCGGGCAACGGATGGACGGTGATGGTGATGGGATATTCTGGGCTGACGCAGACGGTGGTGCTATTGCGCACCGTCAGGATGGCATTGTAGGTGCCGGGGGCCGCGCCAGCGGGTACCGTCACCGAGATGGGGCTGGCTGGCAAGAGCTCATTGGTCACATCCACAAAGCCCTCTGCTTCCGCCGCCGCATCAAAGTTGAGGCTGTATTGGTTGGGGCTTTCGGAAGTGCCAGAATATGGAAGTTCCGCATCCGTATCACCGGCACACACCTCAAGGTCTGAGTTGGTGAGCGTGATATCGGGGTGTGGGTTCACGGTAAACGACTCCTCACACGTCGAGGTACAGCCATTGGCATCCGTCACGGTCAGGAAGACCGTCATGGTGCCGACATCGCCCGCATCCACCACAACCGATTGGTTGGTATTGGAGCCGCTGATGGTGCCACCCGTCACCGACCATTCGTAACTGCTGGAGAGAGGTGCGGTGTAAACATACCCCTCGTCGAAAGCGCATATCAGGTTGAAGCCCGAAATGCTGCACGTCGGCGCCGTGTTCACCGTCACCGACACACTGCTCGTGCCCGTACAGCCGTCGGCATCCGTCACCGTCACGGTGTAGGTGCCGCTCATGGCCGGGGTCGCGCTGGCGCGGGTGGGGTTTTGCTCATCGGAGGTGTAGCCGCCGGGGCCTTCCCAGTTGTATTCGTAGGGCGGCGTGCCACCCGTGCCATCAGCTGCCGTGAGCAGCAGGTCTTCTCCCTCACAGACAGGGCTGTTGGAGCCTGCTGTGGTGGAGATGGAAGCACAAGGTGAAGAGTTGGTCGCCACATTCACGATGCCCGTTGCGTTGGCAAAGAACACGTTGTTGGTGTTTGTGGCAGGAGAGGATGGGTGCCCCCAAGAGCCGTTCACGGTACCCGCGCCACCCAACGTCAGGGTGTTGGCGGTATGGGTCAGCGCCGCTCCAAGATTGGCGATTGACCCCGTTGTGATGGAAAAGTCGTTCGTGATATTTCGCGCCGAGTTGAGGGTGACTGCCCCGCCAGTGTTATCGAAGGTGAGGTTGTTCACCGTGGCGGGCAGACCGTTGCCCGTGTTCTGAGCGGCGGTGCCGTTATAGACGTAGTTGGCGCCGGTGTTGAAGGT
This genomic interval from Saprospiraceae bacterium contains the following:
- a CDS encoding HYR domain-containing protein, which codes for MRNKLNLTNFCSLACASARDAFTKRLPMLAAVATLLMVCAVQGWGQAVNDYRSRQSGNWNDPCTWERYNGTNWVVQCPFPEVAGTASSSKNATVGTTHTVSLPTGIQSGDLLLIFWSDANDVNTAPGTPSGWTQLYTNNAGSRYRVAWYKVADGTEGTTINITAGAERSAHNSYRIAAGTYQGVPVAASPATNNTNSANPPNLTSGFGNVNTLWIAAAHSVGDGSAVGAPTNFGNQVSGYTGNAGESDARMVTARREFQATSQDPGAFGNYSASRQWAANTIAIQSVSVTGTPTSASGVITIRSPHTVTVTAAVTVDQVLVEAGATLVVNETLTVANGAGTDLDVNGTVYHGAIAGSGAGAFTISPGATIAFNNGSTYNMTRTGGRTVPTATWDAGSTCIIGNWNVSGETPGNLAGQSFGNFQVGPFLSGGGTQGQLLSSGGTMTVAGNFTLNNGATASRPIALTTSNTDAILNVGQAFIQNSGTFNIDGGNGGSIVNVAGNFTLAAGATLTENGDGAASINFNGPGTPQTYTSGGTVSNTINFTVNSGAFLQMAAAGTTVTGGGSFTLSNGATLGIRSTAGITSSGATGNVQVTGTRTFNTGANYVYNGTAAQNTGNGLPATVNNLTFDNTGGAVTLNSARNITNDFSITTGSIANLGAALTHTANTLTLGGAGTVNGSWGHPSSPATNTNNVFFANATGIVNVATNSSPCASISTTAGSNSPVCEGEDLLLTAADGTGGTPPYEYNWEGPGGYTSDEQNPTRASATPAMSGTYTVTVTDADGCTGTSSVSVTVNTAPTCSISGFNLICAFDEGYVYTAPLSSSYEWSVTGGTISGSNTNQSVVVDAGDVGTMTVFLTVTDANGCTSTCEESFTVNPHPDITLTNSDLEVCAGDTDAELPYSGTSESPNQYSLNFDAAAEAEGFVDVTNELLPASPISVTVPAGAAPGTYNAILTVRNSTTVCVSPEYPITITVHPLPEATCPDDFEVCINAGTQTLTATPAGGLYSGAGTSGNQFSPSTAGVGTHTITYTYTDGNGCVDVCQFDITVNPQPAITCPADLTVCINGTPIDLTALAGVSPAGGTFSGAGVTANTFNPAAAGGVGNKIITYVVTDGNGCTNACTFTITVAALPTVTCPANQSVCVDELPLDLTTLGALPAGGTFSGTGVSGDEYSAGAGTTNTVTYTFTDGNGCTNSCNFNITVNALPVMDCPDPQEVCVEELPLDLTTLGALPAGGTFSGTGVTGNSYSAGAGTTNTVTYTFTDGNGCTNSCDFDITVNELPVVTCPDDVTVCSNASPLNLTGGTPGGGVFTGTGVTGNQFDPSVGAGDYTITYTASDANGCSNTCTFVITVVAPIPPTCPDDEEVCENDAPFTLTDGTPGGGSFSGPGVTGNQFNPAAASLGANVITYTATDANGCSVSCTFTITVNAAPVVTCPEPITVCVSSNPVDLEEGDPAGGTFSGDGVTGNQFDPDAVAGAGDYTVTYTVTDANGCEGSCDFTVTVVDGPVIDVCPEDVTICSDELPYTLSGGDPSGGTFSGAHVDNGEFNPPAPGTYEVTYTISVDDCESSCTFEIEVLPLPSIDVCPADVTVCIDELPLTLTQGEPEGTFSGDGVDNGEFTATEGGEYTITYTIEDANGCINTCEFTVTVNELPELDCPVEPITVCVDEEPFELTYVTPAGGTYSGDGVDNNTFDPAVAGVGDHDITYTYTDPVTECTNTCTFVITVVGLPVVDCPDDITVCIDDEPFALAPGGEHTGDGVDNNTFDPAAANLGENIITFTVTGSFGCTATCTYTITVKELPVVECPESFSVCINASPFALAGGTPAGGTYSGTGVSGGNFNPALAGVGPHLITYTYTDGDGCEGSCAFTITVNPLPVVTCPPASEVCIDEPTFPLTGATPDGGTYSGDGVVAGNFNAALAGAGAKTITYSYTDGNGCTNFCDFTITVKPLPVVTCPNEAIDICVDDEAIGLPSLVSPDGGTFEGPGVTGTNFNPADAGVGSHIITYTYTDDDTDCTNSCSFTIDVNALPVVTCPAAQDVCIDVPAFLLTGGTPAGGTYSGDGVDSDTGEFDPEEAGLGTHTLTYTYQDDNGCENSCTFDITVIEAPVATCPTVGPVCLNEAPFLLAGGLPTGGTYSGPGVSGGIFTASTAGVGLHTITYTVTVAGCTDDCTFDIQVNGIPAVTFTGPGTCLSLDGASVDLTALASPAGGTFSGPGVVGNEFVPSEAGVGIHILSYTVTDGTCSNTATAAFEVVDQQPLVLAIEAPATAQCNETVTVSVVAQSGVDGITGISYTLSWNPDELEYVSSAAEDFDGFLFVDDLNAENGQLGYFFFTLLDGVTIPTPPSVELLSIEFIAKACNGAASIVFSEDIYPIEATNENASLCLPLEVDAAGAEIDIQDEIDPEVTCPTPDAFPAVNCEALVTFDPAVATDNCDTDVEVTYVDEDDNPVDPAGTTFPVGQHIVTVTATDDCGNTATCEILIKVVDEDAPVIDCDLILDLEFVAGPDCTSDENVAVPVAEDDCDGEITATGVRSDGEPLDAPWPLGATTITWTFEDQFGNATVCEQVVTVVDETAPEITCPDPATITVSNDPGECSAVVNFEATATDNCDEAVTIVYQDENEDPVTPGTTVFPVGTTIVTAIASDISGNTAECTITIVVNDDEDPVLDCPLDPIEVSTDPGICTASTAAIGASATDNCDDDVQLTFSPAGPYSLGANIVTVTATDEAGNTAECTVTVTVIDDELPTIECPDPVEVLADAGACVATGVLLGEPTASDNCGVDEVTNDAPTEFPVGETTVTYTVTDVNGNTATCTQVVTVIDDEDPELICPSAPLVFDNDPGECSAIVEFADDAVTAFDNCGTPTITYAPPSGSEFPVGTTQVTVTATDASGNTATCILEVTVEDNEEPTLTCPGNITKTADAGECSTRVNFAATATDNCGDDAPTIVYTNQDNVEVFPGLVDGTQFPVGTTIVTATATDENGGTSTCTFTVTITDDEKPTIDCPANVGPIVPADPVNCVFKVDNDDYNPAVGDNCGVETLEFTADNGADPASGSTLNGSVFFPGVTTVSWVVTDESGNTATCAFTITVEPCREISGKLIWKGDAIKGVGQGTVFLTGDQNATFGPTAADGLYSFSIGSGSNFVIKPEKKINPLNGVTAADVTAILQHIVGSNVILDQYRRVAADINKDLLISVVDANFVNQALRGNETALDTLTKNSWTFIPEDFVFPAPALPPLHNAIPAYPQTIVLTGLLGDAIDQDFFGVKMADVNEQGFPGPGPGIADPANKPSEGVEPVLWTVQDRVLQAGEEVVAEFAVSNFNDIAAYQFALHFDPSRLKFERIETTGNLPLSMNTNFGLFKVEEGEIRALYAVVQGKDLSNGTAVFRVHFTALESGQKLSDLLGLAPKVLPEVAYNTALQMREVNLVFTESETTNTNNPLQARMQLLQNQPNPFTDRTNIIFVLPEACEAELRVLDVTGRLLRAYNAYYSAGTHQITFELNDASATGLLYYELITPYGKLSKKMVATGN